In Bactrocera oleae isolate idBacOlea1 chromosome 3, idBacOlea1, whole genome shotgun sequence, a genomic segment contains:
- the LOC138855671 gene encoding pickpocket protein 19-like codes for MDLCAELCVFDDLATKTNCTGPWMTGISQQPCDNNKPMRALIKDYEIYYESDEDIECDCKRPCNERIYSTLIQSRTQLNSGQQYTQVWIYYSTKLVSMVEERPSYDTTQFIADIGGSLGFLLGLSVLGLIGILEHLTLFFCGGLVKTQLKHENQLQDEAERQSQKSVQLK; via the exons atggatttg tgcgCTGAATTATGTGTTTTCGATGATTTGGCTACAAAAACCAATTGCACTGGTCCTTGGATGACCGGTATATCGCAGCAACCATGCGATAACAACAAGCCAATGCGTGCCTTGATAAAGGATTACGAAAT ctaCTATGAAAGTGACGAAGATATTGAATGCGATTGCAAACGTCCTTGTAATGAGCGTATTTATTCGACATTAATACAAAGCAGAACACAACTTAATTCGGGTCAGCAATATACCCAAGTATGGATTTATTATTCCACAAAATTAGTTTCG ATGGTGGAAGAACGTCCGAGCTATGACACTACACAATTTATAGCTGACATTGGTGGCTCATTGGGTTTTTTACTAGGTCTCTCTGTCCTAGGATTAATCGGCATATTGGAACAT CTTACCTTATTTTTCTGCGGAGGATTAGTAAAAACGCAATTAAAACACGAGAATCAGTTACAAGACGAAGCAGAACGTCAATCCCAAAAAAGTGTGCAACTGAAATAA
- the LOC106626069 gene encoding pickpocket protein 19-like, with translation MENFANIVNIKFSLCAELCVFDDLATKTNCTGPWMTGISQQPCDNNKPMRALIKDYEIYYESDEDIECDCKRPCNERIYSTLIQSRTQLNSGQQYTQVWIYYSTKLVSMVEERPSYDTTQFIADIGGSLGFLLGLSVLGLIGILEHLTLFFCGGLVKTQLKHENQLQDEAERQSQKSVQLK, from the exons atggaaaatttcgcaaatattgtaaatataaaattttctctgTGCGCTGAATTATGTGTTTTCGATGATTTGGCTACAAAAACCAATTGCACTGGTCCTTGGATGACCGGTATATCGCAGCAACCATGCGATAACAACAAGCCAATGCGTGCCTTAATAAAGGATTACGAAAT ctaCTATGAAAGTGACGAAGATATTGAATGCGATTGCAAACGTCCTTGTAATGAGCGTATTTATTCGACATTAATACAAAGCAGAACACAACTTAATTCGGGTCAGCAATATACCCAAGTATGGATTTATTATTCCACAAAATTAGTTTCG ATGGTGGAAGAACGTCCGAGCTATGACACTACACAATTTATAGCTGACATTGGTGGCTCATTGGGTTTTTTACTAGGTCTCTCTGTCCTAGGATTAATCGGCATATTGGAACAT CTTACCTTATTTTTCTGCGGAGGATTAGTAAAAACGCAATTAAAACACGAGAATCAGTTACAAGACGAAGCAGAACGTCAATCCCAAAAAAGTGTGCAACTGAAATAA
- the LOC138856028 gene encoding uncharacterized protein → MARNKKVFHLKLKKMIDLLTKKNIFGPSKAFVYSVEWQKRGLPHAHILLWLANKVQPDSIDAIISAEIPDIQEDPILHNIVIKNMIHGPCGFHNPTSPCMKENVCSKKFPRHFISETQTGDDGYPTYRRRSPDNGGNTAIIRVKGTEMSVDNRWVVPYNPLLSRIFNAHINVEFCQSVKAIKYICKYIHKGSDQATFSLQSNNDEVEKYLNGRYISSSEAFWRIFQFSIHERFPAVVHLAVHLENGQRVYFYNNENLQDRVNNPSSRTLTAFFDLCKSDDFAKTLLYHEVPQYYVWQRNSFSRRRRGQDVEGYPNVKKDTNLGRVYNIHSTQTECFYLRMLLQYGRVPMSFQHLRTVNGVIFQTYQGACKELGLLEGDEHWQNTISDAIISEPATKLR, encoded by the exons ATGGCcagaaataaaaa ggtatttcatttaaaactcaagaaaatgatagacctattaacgaagaaaaatatttttggcccatCGAAAGCCTTTGTTTACAGTGTAGAATGGCAAAAAAGAGGTTTACCTCACGCCCACATTTTATTGTGGCTGGCTAACAAAGTTCAACCAGATTCTATAGATGCAATAATATCGGCTGAAATACCTGACATACAAGAAGATCCGATTCTTCataatattgtcataaaaaatatgatacatgGTCCTTGCGGATTTCATAATCCTACATCACCATGTATGAAAGAAAACGTTTGTTCTAAAAAGTTCCCTAggcattttatttcggaaacacAAACGGGAGATGACGGTTATCCAACCTACAGACGCAGGTCTCCAGATAATGGTGGAAACACAGCTATAATTCGTGTAAAAGGTACAGAAATGAGCGTGGATAATCGTTGGGTGGTTCCCTATAATCCACTGCTATCACGAATTTTCAATGCACACATTAACGTAGAGTTTTGTCAATCGGTCAAAGCTATTAAATACATCTGTAAGTATATTCATAAAGGTTCTGATCAAGCCACATTTTCGTTACAAAGTAATAACgatgaagtagaaaaatatctaaatggtcGCTATATAAGTTCCTCGGAGGCGTTTTGgagaattttccaattttctattcatgaacgttttccggcagtagttcatttagccgttcatttggaaaatggacaaagagtatatttttataataatgaaaatctccAAGATCGTGTGAACAATCCTTCATCAAGGACACTTACAGCGTTCTTTGATCTCTGCAAAAGCGACGATTTTGCAAAAACCCTTTTATATCACGAAGTTCCCCAGTATTACGTTTGGCAAAGAAATTCATTTTCTAGAAGAAGACGCGGGCAAGATGTTGAGGGATATCCCAATGTAAAAAAAGACACAAATTTAGGCCGTGTTTATAACATTCATTCAACTCAaactgaatgtttttatttaagaatgttattgcaatatggTCGCGTTCCAATGTCATTTCAACATCTAAGAACCGTGAATGGTGTTATTTTCCAAACGTACCAAGGCGCTTGCAAGGAATTAGGTTTACTGGAGGGAGATGAACATTGGCAAAATACCATATCCGATGCTATCATATCCGAGCCAGCTACAAAATTGAGATAA
- the LOC106624715 gene encoding acid-sensing ion channel 1B, with translation MGYWSKLLDWILRDPGKLIRYLVLFVCSVIVIVQLSECCTKLHSPPILTHSYFSLNDTVEMPAITICREPPYKEDVLNNMSGDICPHPKYVTCWNDFPFNDLELDEFFMNSTFNLEETILGEQYGLDGLTRNIEIKSSFHFYMGRCYTLNPKIELKRTTRTSGYSLLLTHNIASGSSMEMMLEKNPGWHIYIHDHRHEFTELNVKGTARTEYIFAEIDEEIEIKLQSQQFRNIESKKNPCSATPSYSDMKCAELCVFDDLATKTNCTGPWMTGISQQPCDNNKSMRALIKDYEIYYKSDEDIECDCKRPCNERIYSTLIQSRKQLNSGQQYTQVWIYYSTKLVSMVEERPSYDTTQFIADIGGSLGFLLGLSVLGLIGILEHLTLFFCGGLVKTQLKHENQLQDEAERQSQKSVQLK, from the exons ATGGGATATTGGTCAAAGCTGTTGGATTGGATATTAAGAGATCCTGGAAAACTAATTCGCTATTTAGTCCTTTTTGTGTGCTCCGTTATTGTGATTGTACAG TTGTCGGAATGCTGTACCAAACTGCATAGTCCACCGATATTAACTCACTCATATTTTAGTCTGAACGATACTGTAGAAATGCCAGCTATCACTATATGCCGCGAGCCACCATACAAAGAAGATGTACTAAAT AATATGTCGGGAGATATATGCCCGCATCCAAAATATGTAACTTGCTGGAATGACTTCCCTTTCAATGACTTAGAACTAGATGAATTCTTTATGAACTCAACCTTTAATTTAGAAGAAACCATATTGGGTGAACAATATGGGCTCGATGGACTAACTAGGA ATATAGAAATCAAAAGCAGCTTTCATTTCTACATGGGCCGGTGTTACACTTTGAATCCTAAAATAGAGCTTAAACGTACAACTCGTACTTCTGGTTATTCTCTATTGCTTACGCATAACATTGCATCGGGTTCAAGTATGGAAATGATGTTAGAAAAAAATCCAGGAtggcatatttatatacatgatcaTCGCCATGAGTTTActg aacTCAATGTGAAAGGGACTGCACGGACAGAGTATATTTTCGCTGAAATTGACgaggaaattgaaataaagctcCAAAGCCAACAATTCAGAAATattgaatcaaaaaaaaacccTTGCTCCGCTACACCAAGTTACAGTGACATGAAG tgcgCTGAATTATGTGTTTTCGATGATTTGGCTACAAAAACCAATTGCACTGGTCCTTGGATGACCGGTATATCGCAGCAACCATGCGATAACAACAAGTCAATGCGTGCCTTAATAAAGGATTACGAAAT ctaCTATAAAAGTGACGAAGATATTGAATGCGATTGCAAACGTCCTTGTAATGAGCGTATTTATTCGACATTAATACAAAGCAGAAAACAACTTAATTCGGGTCAGCAATATACCCAAGTATGGATTTATTATTCCACAAAATTAGTTTCG ATGGTGGAAGAACGTCCGAGCTATGACACTACACAATTTATAGCTGACATTGGTGGCTCATTGGGTTTTTTACTAGGTCTCTCTGTCCTAGGATTAATCGGCATATTGGAACAT CTTACCTTATTTTTCTGCGGAGGATTAGTAAAAACGCAATTAAAACACGAGAATCAGTTACAAGACGAAGCAGAACGTCAATCCCAAAAAAGTGTGCAACTGAAATAA